DNA from Hypanus sabinus isolate sHypSab1 chromosome 31, sHypSab1.hap1, whole genome shotgun sequence:
tcttataaatatttaatatttgtatTTTCTATATTTGTGTGGATAATCTTTTACAATTTGGGATAGAAAAACGTTGTAACTAGATCACTGAACACTTCATGAAAACAGAACGTTACGGAAACATACTGTCAAAGTCAACATTTTAATCCAATGTAAGttaatagaagcatagaaaacctacagcaccaaacaggactttcggcccacaaagttgtgcttaacatgtccctactttacgAATTACTGTgcttacctatccaaatgtctctgaaaagaccctatagtatccgcctccaccaccgttgcgggcagcccattccacgcactcacctccctctgagtaaaaaacttacccctgacatctctgtacctgctccccagcaccttaacctgtgtcctcttgtgcagccagttcagccctgagaaaaagcctctgactgtccacacgatcgatgcctctcatcatcttgtacaccttgggCCTAAATGAAacgatgctgactttgtcctattttatcatgtgtcgcCAAGTAGCCCGAAAATACATCGAGTCCATCATCTTcccgaccactgaggtcagactgactggcctatgatttcctctCATCTGCCCTTCTCCCTCCTTCAAGAGTGGAataatgtttgcaattttcctcTTCTCCAGAGCCACGCCAGAATACAGGGATTATAGAAAGATTATTCCTAAAACTGCCactatctcttcagtcacctctttcatagCACTGGTGTAGAAAATCCCGTCCagctgatttatctaccttcagatctttcagtttcccaagcagctTTTCCACAGCAAAGGCCAattcactcatttctgccccctgattctcctgaatttccagcagactgccagtgtcttccacagtgaagactgatgcacaatacttattcagcttctctgccacttccctgtaccccatTACGACGTCTCCAGCATCAtctacttttgcctctcttttacactttgtatatctgaagaaacttctggtatcctctttaatactaatggctagtttaccttcatatttcatctttttcctctcaatgacttttttagttggttTCAAAGTTTTGTAAATTGTATAACTGAGTGTTAGGGATGTCTCAGAGCAGCTACTGAACAATGTTCACTCAGCCAGAGGTGGTGGTTCACGTCAGTAGCAGTGGACAGgtagaaaagggatgaggtcccacagtgaatatagagagttagggaacaagttaaagagcaggacctgAAAGGTTATAATTCTTGTGTTACTCCCAATGCTCTGTGGTAGTTCGGGTGGGAACAGAAAGTTAGAGcagatgactgtgtggctgaggagctggtgcagggacCGGGTTTCAGGATTCCAGAACACTGGAACCTCTTCAGGTCCAGAGGTGACATTTACAAGGGGGAGGGTGGTTTGCAccttcacgggggggggggggggggggtctgtatcATGAGGTTCATTGTTGCTCCCTGGGAGGGTTGAAATGAGATTGACAGGGGGATGTGAACCAGAACACCTGTCACTGAATGGAGAGATTGACGCCAAGTTTGATGCTTAACACTGCAAGGATGGATTTTGAGGCAAATCCTCATCTGACATGAGTTTGTTTAAAGACAGCTGCACAGTGATTCAGGGCCAGTTTGTTCCTGTAAGGGGGAGGGTCCAGGATGGCAAGGTTCAGGAACCTTGGATGATGAGAGAGGAAGTAAATTTAGTCGAGGAAGAGTGAGAAGCATATGCAAGGCTTAGGAAGCTGGAATCAAACAGGGGGTTTGAGGATGATATTTAAAACACAGAAGGGAACACAAGAACATTTGGAGAGTGAGAAACAGTGATGAAAAATCTCtgatgagcaggattaaagatAACCCCACTGCATTCTGTACATTCATTGTGGTGAAAAGGATACCCAGGGGTGCACGTCCAACATAAAGCATGGGTACACAGGTAATGGCAGGAACATTAACATACAGAAGGATGCTGGGTCCGGGCAGATTGGTTCCCTGAAACTGGGagcacaggttgacagggtggtAAAGCCGGTGTACGGCATGTTTGCCTTCACCgggcaaggcattgagttcaatcaCCAGGACATCATGTTACAGTTTATAAAATGCTGGTTAGGCCACAGTGAGAGCACagtgttcagttccggtcacctcattcTAGGAAGCATATGGAGGTTTCGGTGCAGGTGCAGAAGTTGTTAAGCAGGATGTCTGGAGGAGGAGTGAGGTGAGGAGAGGCTCGACATGCTGGAGCTTTTTCCTCTGGAGTGGCGTCAGCTCAGGAGAGATCTGACAGAAATTTATACAGTTTTGCTGGTgtacactgtcaggggtggtgtcAGAGGCAGAGAGCACAGGGGTATTTAGGGAAGTCTTAAACAGACAGGAATTTGGAGAGAAGTGactggcaggagatacagaagactgcaggcacactcagcgattcaggaacagcttcttcccctctgccatctgataccAAAATGGGCATTAAAactatggacactacctcactttttttaatgtacggtatttgttttttttttactttttttttaaataacagtcAATATacgtaactgatttacttgtttttttattttaattaataattttataattattttctagattatgtatgacattgaactgctgcggctgagttaacaaatttcacgtcagatgccggtgataataaacttgattctgaaatgTAAAACGCAAATGTTATTTTTCTGTGAGGCGATGAGAATCGCTCATGAAGCAACGAACAGGCAATGTTCCCTCCTTCTGCACACCGGAACGGCCCGGGGTCAACCCGCAATGTGGAACCCAGACAACGCGGTTCCAGGTGATGAAGAGCGGAGTCGTTCAGTGATCGGAGATTAAATTCTCCCTCCCGGGGCTGACTCCGGAAGTTCATTTCATGACTCTGCGCCTAGGGAACCCGCTGACTCTCTGCAAGGGGAGAGAGCTCATTCGGTCTGCTGAGAGGGGAAAACGAGCCGGGACTGAAACGAACCGGTTTCTGTGCAGATTTATTCCGGTTTCTTTCGCGGAAGAAACATGTCGAGGCACTGACAGATGCAGGATATCAAAAGGACGGATAGAACCCGCCGCTCAGCCCTTCCAGAGCCATTGTGAGTGGCTCTGAAAAGAGCCTTTGGGTAAATAGATTCAGCTTACGTCGCTTCACTTACTGGCAGCGCCGGTTTTCTTGGGCAACAGGACGGCCTGGATGTTGGGTAACACACCGCCCTGAGCGATAGTCACCCCTCCCAGCAGCTTGTTCAGCTCCTCGTCGTTGCGGACAGCCAGCTGAAGGTGTCGGGGGATGATGCGGGTCTTCTTATTGTCCCGGGCCGCGTTGCCGGCCAATTCGAGGATTTCGGCCGTCAGATActcgagcacagcagccagaTAAACCGGGGCTCCGGCACCCACCCGCTCAGCATAGTTCCCCTTTCTTAGGAGTCTGTGAACCCGGCCGACCGGGAACTGCAGTCCAGCCCGAGACGAACGAGATTTGGCCTTGGATCGAGCTTTGCCAGCGCCGCCTTTTCCACGTCCAGACATTTCCACAGTCACAGTCCTACTCCAATGAGAATGAAGGAATGTTCACCCCGCCCCTACTTGCCCTTTTTATACCCTCTTTGAGAATGCAAAGTGATGTTTGTGATTGGTGTGATCGTCCTTATTCTCATTGGTGAAGACAAATGCTCCAATCGAAGAACTGCCTTAATCACCAATCAGCAGTCCGTAAAAGTAGAAGCGGGGAAAATAACCGTCTCCTCCCCAAAATGTATTGAAATCTGGAAAAAAGCCCGCCAAAAATAAACCTATTGTTCAAATTTAATTTCCAGTTAAATAATTGCAGATCGGTTACCCTCTGTTACTGAAACCAGGCATATTTGATTTAAGTGTAGTTGATATTGGAGTGTCTGGGAACTCAGTTCTCTAATTTCTTTCAACCCGTAACGGAACCGAATAAAACTGATCCTCAGCTTCTGCCCGCGGTCGGTCACTGTGTGAACGTTATCAGGTTATGGAAAACGGCTCTTCTCAAACTTTGACCAGCGTCTAGTCTGCAATTTTATAAAGTTATTATATGAAAGAGCCATCACGAGGAAAGCTGTAGATGCggcaaattcaaacaacacacaaaatgctggtggaacccagcaggccaggcagcatctataagagaaGGACTGTCGACACTTCTCCATACGAAAGAGTCATGGGGTCTTTCAGGCTCGAGTTGAAAAGAGATTCAGGAGTTACCCAGCTGGAACCAATAAACACCGAACCCACAAATATAACGGCAGCAATCCTCCACTTGGCATGGATACCGAGTGGGACGGACtgatggggaagggggggggtaacAATTTCTTGTCAGTTCAGTGGGACGTTATTCCAACCGCGATCTAGCTCTTGTAAAAGTCACCAGACATAAAGTATGTGTAATTTATTACCGAAAAGCTAGTACAACTCTTCCATTGAAATTGTGAGTAGCTCTTAAAAGAGCCGTTGTGTTTTCGATCATCTCACTGGACAGCTTTACttggagctggtgtacttggtcaccgcctttgtcccttcggacacggcgtgcttggccagctccccgggcagcagcaggcgcacggcggtctggatctcccgggagctgatggtggaccgctTGTTGTAATGGGCCAGGCGGGAAGCCTCACCCGCGATGCGCTCGAAAATATCGTTCACGAATGAATTCATGATGctcatggccttggaggagatgccggtgtcggggtgaacctgcttcatcactttgtaGATGTAAATGGCGTAACTCTCCTTCCTCGTCCTCTTGCGCTTCTTGCCAGACTTGCTCGCCGGTTTGGATGGAGCTTTCTTGGCGCCCTTCTTGGGAGCGGGTTTCGGTGCATCAGGCATTTCCTCGTCGGTTTCAAACACAATAATAAGCAGAAGCTGTCCGGAGCGCGGATTAAATAGGCAGCGCCCAAAGTGGTATGTTAATGAGGATGGGAACGCTGAGCATTCCCATTGGTTGTTTGGAGAAGGGAATCACCAAtcggaacgctgggggatgggaagcggCGCCAATGTGTGGCGGTTACCGCTGTCGTTTAATgcgggaggaagtacagaagggCAGAGACAGGCGGGGGTGCGGGCTGAAATTGAAAAGAGAAACGCAAATTTCTAAAgcagaatgaaaataaaatcagatgaaatattGTTAAATTAAACACTGAGATGTTCATTTCatgacacagggcagcaggagagCGAAGGAGAGATTTAGACATTTCAATGCAAAGTTCAAATCGAGTTTATTTATGCACAGGTGAGAAGAAGAACggatttgtagcagcatcacagacacattgcATCAGACACAACATTGACCAGAAACACTGGAATTAAATATGAATTATACCAAAATATTCAAATAGACAGAGAAATATCAGAACAAAATCTAAATAACAAAGAGATTATGCAGGCAGTGGGAGAATCACCCTCTTGTGCTTCTTCATCTCATCACTCTCGGTTCAGAGTCACGCAACGCTGCcgctttgatctggcccatgccttcattcaccaggtccaacacttgcctttattgGATCTTCCTCCTCCTGACACTAGTCATCGTGTTTGTGGGGCTGTGTGTCCCCTTGGACCCCTGGATTAGGTTTGAGGTTCGgcctggtggatgtatatatgctGGGAGAGATAAGTCTGTAGAATTTAATATGGTGAGCTATGTGGGGCTACGGTGGATGGGGTAGTGTAGTGGAGCCACTCAGTTGCCGATGTGTAATTCTGCAAGTTGTGGGTATTTTCGACCTTGTTACTTGGCTTTATTCTGACCATTTGAGGAATAGAATGTTCTGAGGCCTAGTAATCAGGCTTTACCTCCAAGTACGGTTAAACTTCCCTACTCTAAATTTACACCTGtctttattttgcatctgtgAGCCTGGGATTGCGTGGGTTAAATTAACAGAGTTTACTGCAGTACAAACTAGTGATTAATATTGGGCAGATTGATCCATGATTCCAAAACGCAAAAATCTCTGAAATCCAGAATTTATTGTACTGACATTAGGTCACAAATGGGGAATTTTACCctggattaaatggcttgtctaaTGAAGAGCATTTCACCTCACTAGGCCTCTATTCACTGGAAATTCGAAGGAAGAAGGGTTACtgaattgaaacctatggaatagtGAAAGGGCTTgagtgagtggatgtggagagaacttttcctgtggtgggagtgtctgTAACCAGaccacacagcttcaaaatagaggggcatccttttagagtggagatgaggagggatatcatcagccagagagtggtgaatcggtggtATTTTTGGCCACAGGCAACTGTAGAGGCTAAATCACTGGATATAGgcagagattggggctaagaagaaaaatagatcagtgatgatgaaatggcagagcaggctcgatgggccaaatggccgaattctgctcctatatctgatggtcttatggactcACTTAGAGACTAAAATTTTCCCAGAGACTGTTGATCTCAGCTTTGACTCAGCCCAGCACCTGAGGCTCCAGATTCCTTATATAAGGAATACAGAAGTTCCTAGTTCTCAGATTAAAGGAATATGATCTCATTTCCATCCTGAATGCTTGTCACCTTAATCTGTTCAACAGACACAAGATGCTGGCGGAAGtccgcaggccgggcagcatctatgggaaagggtaacgagtcgatgcttcaggctgagaaccttcaccaGGGAGAGATCTGATGGAAGGGTCTTGGGCCGatgtgttgactgtttactcttttccataaaggctgcctgtcctgctgagttcctccagcattttgtgtgtattactttgtatttccagcatcagcgGATTCTCTGGTGTTTGTGATTTACGcctcattctgagggtattttccTCAGTTATGGAGATCTCATTCAGGGGAAAGATCCTCCTTGCCTACTGCCAGTCACATCCAGAAAAAATCTAACAGATATCCTTGTTTTCCCATTAACTGCAGGAATACAGACCCAGCCCACTCACTCTCCTTTCACATAACCAACCCTCTATCCCTGGAACCAGCCCAGTCAGTGTGGGGAACAGTCACTGAACTCCCTCTATTGCAGGGATATCCTTCCTGAGGAAGTGTGACCAAACCCGGACACTACATTCAAGGTTtgctctcaccagggccctatagaATCCAGTGAGACATCTGTACCCctcttctccactcctcctggATCACAGGACAAAATACTGTTTGCCTCTCTCATTACTTGTAGTATCTGCATGTTAACTCAAGTGATTTGTTTACAAGGACACCCAGGTCCCTCTGAACATTCCCATGTGGAATTAACTCTTACAGTTTGTTCCTGGGATTGGGTGATCTCACATTTCCCACATtctgttccatctgccccatcctCAACTATTCACTCTCCTATCGACATCCCCCAAACCTTATCACTACTGACCCTGTCCCTCCTGCTCTGCCACAGCAACAGATGTTGTCACTGAGTTAtgccacacagaaacaggcccttcagcccaacacatccatgctgaccaacctgaatttggcccatgtccctgtGAAACTTCCCTCCCGACAGTCCAAGTGAGTTGGCAACTGTGCCCCCCTAAACCATCCCTggaggtagtttgttccatgtaaaCAGCACATTCTGTGAACAAAACCTGCTCCTCAGGGTCCcagttaaatctttcctctcgCACTTTATACCTGTATTCTCTAGCTTCCAACTCCATGACCCTGGAGATAACAGATTCACTATTGACCGTATCAATGCCTGTGATTATTTTATCAGTCTCTCTAATGTCACAAACACTTTGATGAGAATGTTCCAGCCGATCAGTGAGAAGGGGATCTGAAGTGTAaatatttcacacagagaataaCTAGTATCCCGAATGAGCTGGCAGAGGACTGGGGGGAGAAGCCAATAAGGTCACTGTTCATGAAAACTTCCCAGGAgcctgtcattcactgtgtacatcctgccctggtttaacctCCCAAAATAAAGTCTGTGATTTATACAGAACTGAAACCAACCCTTTGGTACAACTCATCGACGCCAACCAAGTTGTCAAGCTGAACTCGTTCCATCTGCCTGCATTAGGCCCGTATCCCTCtcgacctttcctatccatggcgagtgcatggaatgggctgacaGTGACCGCGGTGCAGGCGgagatgatagggtcttttaacaaaCTCCtagatggatacatggagtttagtagATTAGAGGGCCATGGATAAGCCTAGGTCAGgtgtcggcaacccacggctccggagccacatgcggctctttgatctctgtgctgcagctccctgtggctttggaaaataaacgaTGAGTGTttgattaaaatgtattttatgttagtttgttagtttttgaaatgttattctaaatttgaagattatggtgatcttgtacaatctaaataaaacgtgttttttgccgctattaatatacgtcaccactgccaatgcctgacacccgccagtgcgcgttttctttaatttttcgatccaaggtcggctaactatggagaattctaaaaaaagaaacgTGATTGAAGAAAACAGAaagtttaatgatacgtgggcagattcatttgcttacactgctgacgagactggtttaccggtatgcttaatatgcaatgagaaactagcaaacaacaaaacatcaaaagtcgcaagacatttccagaataaacacgcagcctttgctccaAAATActcggatggagatgagagaaaaaaagtcgtttcagaactgatgcggaatgttgatctgagcaaaaatcatttcacgaagtggatgatgtctggaaaatcaatGACATACTCTAGTTTtgtgccgctcaggaaatagtcaggcacgggaagcagtttacagatggtgaatatataaaagtatCTTTCATTAAgacttcagaacatctattcacggacttaaaaacaagagtgaaattcagcagaaaatcagggatatgcccctctctgcaaagactgtcaaagacagaaccataaaaatggcagaagacatcacaagacagtaaattaaagacatcaattcagctgtggcctactcgattgcctgtgacgagtctaaagacaaaggtgatattgaacaaatagcgctgttctgccggtatgtaaactctgccgggccacaggaagaaatgattgagttgatacctctaaacaGCCAAACActgggggaggacatctgtgaggctgtcttgaattgtttaagagccaaagtaataaagaccacccacctggtgtcagtagctactgatggggcaccaagtatgacaggagcgcacaagggatttgtggctttactgcagaagtcgctggagagaaagctgctgacttttagTTAGTCTATCTAACAGAAAGCTGTTAGATAGACTAACAGAATGAGAATAATTCAGGAACCAGTGGCAAGAGCCTCAATAGCTAAACTAACAAATAAAATTGTAATAAATTAAACTCAATATGTGAATATCGTTCACACTGGGGACATGGGACACATCTCACTGATATATTGGTTGACATTTCAACACTGTGCAATAActtacagcactcaccatcatgAGAAAAATATTGAATGAGACTAAAAGTTAACATCACCAGGTCACAATGACCTGCACTCAAGAGTTTAACAGGGAAGTGGCGGGAGAGAAAGTGCAGGTAGAAGTTGCTGTTTGCCAGAACACACTGTGTTCCAGGAAGGTCCCattggaatgaaaaacctcaacTACGTCCATTGTTCAAGTTAGAATACAACAGAAGGTAATTGTCGACCTGTTAATTTCACAAGTGTTGAGGGTAAAATGCTGGAGTCTGATGTATGAAGAAATTACAAGTCATTTAGAGAAGTGAAATGTCATCAAACCGAGTGAACAATGTTCAGATTTGCAGCGACACTCTGCATGAAAATGGAActttcagtccatctggtccaggctgAGGAACGCTCTCTTCCAGGAGGCACCCATATCCAACTGAACAAATTGGTTCAGATCACTGCTCCACGATGTTTACTCTGCCCTGCGCTGAACTTTGGGCTCTCTGTCCGTTTgcatgtttttctctctctgcacattgagtgtttgacggtcctctttttatttgttttgttCCTTGTAtgttcctttgtttcatggctgcctgttaggagaggaatctcaaggttgtataatgtcaGCATAATTTTAGTAATAAATGTGCTTTAAACTTTTGAACATTGAGCACTGACTGGGAATTCCACGAGGCACAATATTCGATGCGGCAGAATTTGTTAGCCATGTCTAAAAGGGGTATGTGTGTGGTCCAACTATTTGGGAGGTCTGTCCTGTTCTGAGAAGTGAGCCAGGTTGACTGACTTTTCAGTGGCTGAGTCAGCTGAAGTTGCAACAAGGCTAGGGTACAGCTACTGCTCAAGAATGGATAGTTTACAGGTAGTGTGCAGTCAACCTGGGCAAGAATTGGCTTTGAAGAGCAGAACTTCCCTTTGCACAGCAGGGGATGGACCCATTTCACATTCCAAGACAAGATAATGATTCAAGTGACAGATTGCCATGTAACAGTTGCTTCACTAATTCTTGATTATTATTGGCATTTAATGTGCAGATTGTTTTGGCTGCTAATACTGTATTATCGTAGTTTCAATGTGGATTACACAGACAAATAAGGAATTTGAACATAAGCAATTCCATTTCAAACAggggaaaatgtgcagatgctggaaatccaaagcaacacacacaaaatgctggaggaactcagcaggccgggcagcatctatgataaAGAGTAAAGATTCAATGTGCGTTTGAGCAGAGACCCTTAATCATGATTTGAAAAAAGAAGAGAAGTCCAATTACGAAGGTGCGGGAGGAAAGGAAGAAGTGAAAATGGTAGGTGAtgtgtgaaactgggagaggggacgGGCTATGGAAATAGATTGGTGATAGAGATGAAGGGCTAgaggaaggggaatctgatagcagagaagagaagaccgtggaagaaagggagaaggaggggatggacaggtaaggagattaagtaggagaaggaaaaggaatgTGGAATGTTGAAGGAGAGCAGGGGGCAATTAGTGGAAgtgcaagaaattgatgttcatgccatcaggttggaggctacccttttggaatataaggcgttgctcctccaacctgtttGTGGATT
Protein-coding regions in this window:
- the LOC132383781 gene encoding late histone H2A.L3-like, producing the protein MSGRGKGGAGKARSKAKSRSSRAGLQFPVGRVHRLLRKGNYAERVGAGAPVYLAAVLEYLTAEILELAGNAARDNKKTRIIPRHLQLAVRNDEELNKLLGGVTIAQGGVLPNIQAVLLPKKTGAASK
- the LOC132383803 gene encoding histone H2B 1/2-like; amino-acid sequence: MPDAPKPAPKKGAKKAPSKPASKSGKKRKRTRKESYAIYIYKVMKQVHPDTGISSKAMSIMNSFVNDIFERIAGEASRLAHYNKRSTISSREIQTAVRLLLPGELAKHAVSEGTKAVTKYTSSK